One window from the genome of Faecalibacterium sp. HTF-F encodes:
- a CDS encoding glycosyltransferase family 2 protein yields the protein MSEKRAESRPEISVIVPVYKVERYLNECIDSILAQTFTDFELILVDDGSPDGCPALCDAAAAKDSRIRVIHKPNGGVSSARNAGLDAVRGNWIGFVDSDDSIDPSYYEKLHQAAVQSGAEIAIGDILYFEADGSLSGYQEKALQTEVISGDEAIHRMRLTPFIHLTTRLHRRELFDTLRFPVGKNYEDAFTTPLILEQVTKVACVGEPLYHYKFNPVGIVRTKFDFKNLNEVYANYALLECALRHGKKDTAYLQYIIMKNFARKIRRQLPPEKRNDAQVQQMEACLKKAGAEVRQAGAFTVQNWLEAELRAVNAPLYNRCKYKIRQTKPKKCR from the coding sequence GTGAGTGAAAAGAGAGCGGAGAGCCGCCCGGAGATCAGCGTCATCGTGCCGGTGTACAAGGTGGAACGATATCTGAACGAGTGCATCGACTCCATCCTTGCCCAGACCTTCACGGATTTTGAGCTGATCTTGGTAGACGACGGCTCCCCGGACGGCTGCCCTGCCCTGTGCGATGCGGCGGCAGCAAAGGACAGCCGTATCCGGGTCATTCACAAACCGAACGGTGGGGTGAGTTCAGCCCGCAATGCCGGGCTGGATGCTGTCCGCGGAAACTGGATCGGCTTTGTGGATTCGGATGATTCCATCGATCCCTCTTACTATGAGAAGCTGCATCAAGCTGCGGTGCAGTCTGGTGCAGAGATCGCAATTGGAGATATCCTCTATTTTGAGGCGGATGGTTCACTGAGCGGATATCAGGAAAAAGCACTCCAGACAGAGGTGATCTCCGGGGACGAGGCCATCCACCGGATGCGGCTCACACCATTTATCCACCTGACGACTCGTCTGCATCGTCGGGAACTTTTTGATACACTCCGTTTTCCGGTGGGCAAAAACTATGAGGATGCCTTTACGACACCGCTGATTCTGGAACAGGTCACAAAAGTTGCCTGTGTAGGAGAACCGCTTTATCATTACAAATTCAACCCTGTGGGGATCGTGAGGACGAAGTTCGATTTTAAAAATTTGAATGAAGTATACGCGAACTACGCTTTGCTGGAATGTGCCTTGAGACATGGAAAGAAAGACACTGCTTATCTGCAGTATATCATTATGAAAAACTTTGCCCGGAAAATACGCAGGCAGCTGCCGCCGGAAAAAAGAAATGATGCACAGGTACAGCAGATGGAAGCCTGCCTGAAAAAGGCAGGGGCCGAGGTAAGGCAGGCAGGGGCATTCACGGTGCAGAACTGGCTGGAAGCAGAGCTGCGGGCAGTCAATGCGCCGCTGTATAACCGCTGCAAATATAAGATCCGGCAGACAAAACCGAAAAAATGCAGGTAA
- a CDS encoding RNA-binding S4 domain-containing protein, producing the protein MQKILIHTEFIKLDALLKYAGLCETGGEAKELVQGGAVKVNGEVCTMRGKKCRAGDVVELDGQTVEVGQGQ; encoded by the coding sequence ATGCAGAAAATTCTCATCCATACGGAGTTTATCAAGCTGGATGCCCTGCTGAAATATGCAGGCCTGTGCGAGACCGGCGGCGAAGCCAAGGAGCTGGTGCAGGGCGGTGCCGTGAAGGTGAACGGCGAGGTGTGCACCATGCGCGGCAAAAAGTGCCGTGCCGGTGACGTAGTGGAGCTGGACGGCCAGACCGTGGAAGTCGGGCAGGGGCAGTAA
- the recF gene encoding DNA replication/repair protein RecF (All proteins in this family for which functions are known are DNA-binding proteins that assist the filamentation of RecA onto DNA for the initiation of recombination or recombinational repair.): MRLLSLEVANYRNIAAAQLEPGRELTVICGNNGQGKTNLLEAIWLLTGGKSFRGGKDAELVRRGETFAVLEAVTQRTRQEDQEPDDPARVRITVGTPDAQRPGRYASVNGAPSKRAAGLAGSFPAVVFDPGHLSLVKGAPEGRRRFLDAALCQLYPGYLATYRRYVRALQQKNALLRHSAGGTERPWAEKCALLEVLNVELAAQGEVIQKRRREYLALLGPLACANYAELSHGAERMAVHYAAQFEPGGLSALLKQRQNEELRAGQSLCGIHREDVELLLDDQPAKVFASQGQQRSVVLSLKMAEAAAAARITGEHPVLLLDDVLSELDEGRKQYLLTRMKEKQTFVTSCDDTAFLKTDGEVYRMNGGVLSRA, encoded by the coding sequence ATGCGTCTGCTGTCACTGGAAGTTGCGAACTACCGCAATATTGCGGCGGCGCAGCTGGAGCCGGGCCGGGAGCTGACCGTGATCTGCGGCAACAATGGCCAGGGCAAAACGAACCTGCTGGAGGCCATCTGGCTGCTGACCGGCGGCAAAAGCTTCCGGGGCGGCAAGGATGCCGAGCTTGTGCGCCGCGGGGAAACATTCGCGGTGCTGGAAGCCGTCACCCAGCGCACCCGGCAGGAGGATCAGGAACCGGACGACCCGGCCAGAGTGCGCATCACGGTGGGCACGCCGGACGCGCAGCGGCCCGGGCGGTATGCATCGGTGAACGGTGCACCATCCAAACGGGCGGCAGGCCTTGCGGGCAGTTTTCCGGCTGTGGTGTTCGACCCCGGGCACCTGAGCCTTGTCAAAGGAGCGCCGGAAGGACGGCGGCGGTTTCTGGACGCGGCGCTGTGCCAGCTGTACCCCGGCTACCTTGCCACCTACCGCCGCTATGTGCGGGCATTGCAGCAGAAAAACGCGCTTCTGCGTCATTCTGCAGGCGGCACAGAGCGTCCGTGGGCAGAAAAATGTGCCCTGCTGGAGGTGCTGAACGTGGAGCTTGCAGCGCAGGGCGAGGTCATCCAGAAGCGGCGGCGGGAGTATCTGGCCCTGCTTGGCCCGCTGGCTTGCGCCAACTATGCCGAGCTTTCCCACGGGGCAGAGCGCATGGCAGTGCACTATGCCGCCCAGTTTGAGCCGGGCGGGTTGTCCGCACTTTTGAAGCAGCGCCAGAACGAAGAGTTGCGCGCCGGGCAGAGCCTGTGCGGCATCCACCGCGAGGATGTTGAGCTGCTGCTGGACGACCAGCCCGCAAAGGTGTTTGCAAGTCAGGGACAGCAGCGCAGCGTGGTGCTGAGCCTGAAAATGGCCGAAGCGGCTGCCGCTGCCCGGATCACCGGAGAGCACCCGGTGCTCCTGCTGGACGATGTGCTCAGCGAGCTGGACGAGGGCCGCAAGCAGTATCTGCTGACCCGCATGAAGGAAAAGCAGACCTTCGTCACCAGCTGCGATGATACCGCGTTCCTGAAAACGGACGGCGAGGTGTACCGCATGAACGGCGGTGTGCTGAGCCGGGCCTGA
- the gyrB gene encoding DNA topoisomerase (ATP-hydrolyzing) subunit B, with the protein MAEEIITSTNAETATDHEYNASEIQVLKGLEAVRKRPGMYIGSTGERGLHHLVYEIVDNAIDEALAGYCDHIEVKILKDNIIQVTDNGRGIPVDIQADTGLPAVTVVYTILHAGGKFGGENSGYKVAGGLHGVGASVVNACSEWLTVDVRRDGKEYEQTFRRGDPDGPLKCIGTVADGVTGTRVTFKPDPEMFKDTTVYDFDTLEKRLREESFLNAGVKITLTDEREMYTPVLEDGKEGDPCYRTEVMCYEGGIKSFVTYLGEKRKLDVLHPNVIYLKGQTDRGMAEIALQYNSSYNELLLSFANNVNTPDGGTHEEGFKNSLTRVFNDYGRSHGLLKDKDENLSGADVREGLICVISVKLQEAEFEGQTKAKLGNTEIRTLVSNMVYSKLMEFFEENPGVAKAIFEKATQAARARAAAKKARELVRRKSALETSRMPGKLADCREKDPSRTEIFIVEGDSAGGSAKMGRDSAIQAILPLWGKMLNVEKARADKIYGNDKLMPVVLALGCGIGDEFDISKLRYDKVFIMADADVDGSHICTLMLTFFFRYMRPLIEQGHVYVAQPPLFKVQKGNTIKYAYNDAEMAVLSQEMPGAKVNRYKGLGEMNPEQLWETTMNPDNRVIVQITIDDAEKADEAFTILMGDQVEPRRRFIETNAQYAKLDV; encoded by the coding sequence ATGGCAGAAGAAATCATTACCAGCACAAATGCCGAAACCGCTACCGACCATGAGTATAATGCCAGCGAGATCCAGGTCCTGAAGGGTCTGGAAGCGGTGCGCAAGCGCCCGGGCATGTATATCGGCTCCACCGGCGAGCGGGGCCTGCATCATCTGGTCTACGAGATCGTGGACAACGCCATCGATGAAGCGCTGGCGGGCTACTGCGACCACATCGAGGTGAAGATCCTCAAGGACAACATCATTCAGGTCACGGATAACGGCCGCGGCATCCCCGTGGACATTCAGGCCGACACCGGCCTGCCCGCTGTCACCGTCGTTTACACCATCCTGCACGCCGGCGGCAAGTTCGGCGGCGAGAACTCCGGCTACAAGGTGGCCGGCGGCCTGCACGGCGTGGGTGCTTCGGTGGTCAACGCCTGCTCCGAGTGGCTCACCGTCGATGTGCGCCGCGACGGCAAGGAGTACGAGCAGACCTTCCGCCGCGGCGACCCGGACGGCCCGCTCAAGTGCATCGGCACCGTAGCCGACGGCGTCACCGGCACCCGGGTCACCTTCAAGCCGGACCCGGAGATGTTCAAGGACACCACCGTGTACGACTTCGACACGCTGGAAAAGCGCCTGCGGGAGGAAAGCTTCCTGAACGCCGGTGTCAAGATCACCCTGACCGACGAGCGCGAGATGTATACCCCCGTGCTGGAGGACGGCAAGGAGGGCGACCCCTGCTACCGTACCGAGGTCATGTGCTACGAGGGCGGCATCAAGAGCTTTGTCACCTATCTGGGCGAAAAGCGCAAGCTGGACGTGCTGCACCCCAATGTGATCTACCTCAAGGGCCAGACCGACCGGGGCATGGCAGAGATCGCACTGCAGTACAATTCCAGCTACAATGAGCTGCTGCTGAGCTTTGCCAACAACGTCAACACCCCGGACGGCGGCACCCACGAGGAGGGCTTCAAGAACAGCCTGACCCGCGTGTTCAACGATTACGGCCGCAGCCACGGCCTGCTGAAGGACAAGGACGAGAACCTGTCCGGCGCAGACGTCCGCGAGGGCCTGATCTGCGTGATCTCGGTCAAGCTGCAGGAGGCAGAGTTTGAGGGCCAGACCAAGGCAAAGCTGGGCAATACCGAGATCCGCACCCTGGTTTCCAACATGGTCTACTCCAAGCTGATGGAGTTCTTTGAGGAGAACCCCGGCGTGGCAAAGGCCATCTTTGAAAAGGCCACTCAGGCCGCCCGTGCCCGCGCCGCTGCCAAAAAAGCCCGCGAGCTGGTGCGCCGCAAGAGCGCGCTGGAGACCAGCCGGATGCCCGGCAAGCTGGCAGACTGCCGCGAGAAAGACCCCAGCCGCACTGAAATTTTCATCGTCGAGGGCGACTCTGCAGGCGGTTCCGCCAAGATGGGCCGCGACTCGGCCATTCAGGCTATCCTGCCGCTGTGGGGCAAGATGCTGAACGTGGAAAAGGCCCGCGCCGATAAAATCTACGGCAACGACAAGCTGATGCCGGTGGTTCTGGCGCTGGGCTGCGGCATTGGGGACGAGTTCGATATCTCCAAGCTGCGCTATGATAAAGTGTTCATCATGGCCGATGCCGATGTGGATGGCTCCCACATCTGCACCCTGATGCTCACCTTCTTCTTCCGCTATATGCGCCCGCTCATCGAGCAGGGCCATGTGTATGTGGCCCAGCCGCCCCTGTTCAAGGTGCAGAAGGGCAACACCATCAAATATGCCTACAACGACGCCGAAATGGCCGTGCTTTCGCAGGAGATGCCGGGTGCCAAGGTGAACCGCTATAAGGGCCTTGGTGAGATGAACCCCGAACAGCTGTGGGAGACCACCATGAACCCCGATAACCGCGTGATCGTGCAGATCACCATTGACGACGCCGAGAAGGCCGACGAAGCCTTTACCATCCTGATGGGCGATCAGGTGGAGCCCCGCCGCCGCTTTATCGAGACCAACGCTCAGTACGCAAAGCTGGACGTGTAA
- the gyrA gene encoding DNA gyrase subunit A codes for MEEDYVMIPGSGTKKIIRDVKKEIETAFLDYSMSVIVSRALPDVRDGLKPVHRRILYTMHERGNDPSHPYRKSADTVGAVLGSYHPHGDASVYDAMVRLAQDFSLRYPLVDGQGNFGSVDGDPPAAYRYTEARMSRMAVEMLTDIEKDTIDWDPNFDETKKEPSVLPCRFPNLLVNGSQGIAVGMATNIPPHNLSEVIDGCIAYIDNPDIDLPGLMEYIKGPDFPTAGIIMGRSGIRAAYATGRGKITLRGRATIEETKNGRTQIIITEIPYMVNKARLIENMADLVKEKRIEGITGLNDETNRKGMRIVVDIRKDANAQVILNQLYQYTQLQDTVGVIMLAIDHKVPKVLTLKQMLQKYVEFQDEVVRRRTQYDLKKAKERAHILEGLKKATDIVDELIATIRACKGGMAEAKAAIMEQFGFDDPQADAIVKLQLGRLAGLEILKIEEELASLQAKIENWEAILADDARVLAIVKDELLEMKKRFGDERRTEIQSVTGEVDIEDLIAEEQCVYTLTEAGYIKRQLKATYQAQRRGGRGISGMTRKEEDIVQEMFVGSTHDYVLFVTDRGRLFRIKGYTIAEGSRTSKGSNIVNLLQLAEGEKVTNMICQSKEADTEGGFVTMVTKQGLIKRTPLEQYANIRKSGLIGIALNEGDALAWTRLTTGHDMLIVATRNGQAIRFNEEDARPMGRSGHGVRAIRLAEGDEVVGVCICREGGTVLTVTENGKGRRSDIDTYRITARGGKGIRNYDAAKDKVAAVKIVDDVDDVLLSSQEGIIIRLHANEIPLQSRYGSGVRVMRLGENDKVMVLARTDHDDEAQTEQIDTSDADAEPTAEQLAAMEAADAASAAETPEADDKSEE; via the coding sequence ATGGAAGAAGATTATGTGATGATACCGGGCAGCGGAACCAAAAAGATCATCCGCGATGTCAAAAAGGAGATCGAGACCGCATTTCTGGACTACTCCATGTCGGTCATCGTGTCCCGCGCTCTGCCCGACGTGCGCGACGGCCTGAAACCCGTCCACCGCCGCATTCTGTACACCATGCACGAGCGCGGCAACGACCCCAGCCATCCCTACCGCAAATCCGCCGACACCGTTGGTGCGGTGCTGGGCTCTTACCATCCCCACGGCGACGCATCGGTCTACGATGCCATGGTCCGTCTGGCACAGGACTTCTCTCTGCGCTATCCGCTGGTGGATGGTCAGGGTAACTTTGGTTCTGTGGACGGCGACCCCCCGGCTGCCTACCGTTACACCGAGGCCCGCATGAGCCGCATGGCGGTGGAGATGCTGACCGATATCGAGAAGGACACCATCGACTGGGACCCCAACTTTGACGAGACCAAGAAAGAGCCCAGCGTGCTGCCCTGCCGCTTCCCGAACCTTTTGGTCAACGGCAGTCAGGGCATCGCGGTCGGCATGGCCACCAACATCCCGCCCCACAATCTGAGCGAGGTCATTGACGGCTGCATCGCCTATATCGATAACCCGGACATCGACCTGCCCGGCCTGATGGAATACATCAAGGGCCCGGACTTCCCCACTGCCGGCATCATCATGGGCCGCAGCGGCATCCGCGCTGCCTACGCCACCGGCCGGGGCAAGATCACCCTGCGGGGCCGCGCCACCATCGAGGAGACCAAGAACGGCCGCACCCAGATCATCATTACCGAGATCCCGTATATGGTCAACAAGGCACGGCTCATTGAAAATATGGCCGACCTTGTCAAGGAGAAGCGCATTGAGGGCATCACCGGCCTGAACGATGAGACCAACCGCAAGGGTATGCGCATCGTGGTGGACATCCGCAAGGACGCCAACGCACAAGTCATCCTGAACCAGCTGTACCAGTATACCCAGCTGCAGGATACCGTGGGCGTCATCATGCTGGCCATCGACCACAAGGTGCCCAAGGTCCTCACCCTGAAGCAGATGCTTCAGAAGTACGTGGAATTTCAGGACGAGGTGGTGCGCCGCCGCACCCAGTACGACCTGAAAAAGGCCAAGGAGCGCGCCCACATTCTGGAAGGCCTGAAGAAGGCCACCGACATCGTGGACGAGCTGATCGCCACCATCCGCGCCTGCAAGGGCGGCATGGCCGAGGCCAAGGCTGCCATCATGGAGCAGTTCGGCTTTGACGATCCGCAGGCAGATGCCATCGTCAAGCTGCAGCTGGGCCGTCTGGCAGGCCTTGAGATCCTGAAGATCGAGGAAGAGCTTGCCAGCCTGCAGGCCAAGATCGAGAACTGGGAAGCCATTCTGGCCGATGACGCCCGTGTGCTTGCCATCGTCAAGGACGAGCTGCTGGAAATGAAGAAGCGCTTCGGCGACGAGCGCCGCACCGAGATCCAGTCGGTCACCGGTGAGGTGGATATCGAGGACCTGATCGCCGAGGAGCAGTGTGTCTACACCCTGACCGAGGCCGGCTATATCAAGCGCCAGCTCAAGGCCACCTATCAGGCACAGCGCCGCGGCGGACGTGGTATCTCCGGCATGACCCGCAAGGAAGAGGACATCGTGCAGGAGATGTTCGTAGGTTCCACCCACGACTATGTGCTCTTTGTCACTGACCGGGGCCGTCTGTTCCGCATCAAGGGCTACACCATCGCCGAGGGCAGCCGCACCAGCAAGGGCAGCAACATCGTCAACCTGCTGCAGCTGGCTGAGGGCGAAAAGGTCACCAACATGATCTGCCAGTCGAAGGAAGCCGACACCGAGGGCGGCTTTGTGACCATGGTCACGAAGCAGGGCCTTATCAAGCGCACCCCGCTGGAGCAGTATGCCAACATCCGCAAGTCCGGCCTGATCGGCATTGCCCTGAACGAGGGCGATGCACTGGCATGGACCCGCCTGACCACCGGTCACGATATGCTCATCGTTGCCACCCGCAACGGTCAGGCCATCCGCTTCAACGAAGAGGATGCACGTCCCATGGGCCGCAGCGGCCACGGCGTGCGCGCCATCCGTCTGGCCGAGGGCGATGAAGTTGTGGGCGTGTGCATCTGCCGCGAGGGCGGCACGGTGCTCACCGTCACCGAGAACGGCAAGGGCCGCCGGTCCGATATCGACACCTACCGCATCACCGCACGCGGCGGCAAGGGCATCCGCAACTACGACGCCGCCAAGGATAAGGTGGCTGCGGTCAAGATCGTGGATGATGTGGACGACGTGCTGCTGAGCAGTCAGGAGGGCATCATCATCCGTCTGCATGCCAACGAGATCCCGCTGCAGAGCCGCTACGGCTCCGGCGTGCGGGTAATGCGTCTGGGCGAGAACGACAAGGTGATGGTGCTGGCCCGCACCGACCACGACGACGAGGCACAGACCGAGCAGATCGATACCTCTGACGCCGATGCCGAGCCCACCGCAGAGCAGCTGGCCGCCATGGAGGCCGCCGATGCAGCCTCTGCCGCCGAGACTCCGGAAGCGGACGATAAGAGCGAAGAATAA
- the dnaN gene encoding DNA polymerase III subunit beta has translation MNIVCDKVLLSAAIDGVSKAVTMRSAIPVLEGILLKAEGFQLNLTGYDLEMGIVTTIEANVKEAGEVVLNAKLLSSMISRMPAGQVAITSAENGKTTIQSGVVQFEIQSMPASDFPELPNTGAEETLTIKTGVLKDMIDRTLYAVSQDEKKPAHTGELFEILPDKLTVVALDGYRLAIVERPVTAVKDIRIIVPSKTMTEVSHLLPNDDEELVHISANRRYVVFMAGGYTIMSRLIEGEFLNYRNVIPADSRTRVTIDTKEFIETIERASLIITERLKNPLRISFTEGKVVVRCQTNLGRVVDEFNADCEGDEVEIGFNNRYLLDALRNARTDKVRMEISGPLSPVKVLPAEGSDFLYLVLPVRFKND, from the coding sequence TTGAACATCGTATGTGACAAAGTTCTGCTGAGCGCAGCCATCGATGGTGTGTCCAAAGCCGTCACCATGCGTTCAGCGATCCCCGTTCTGGAAGGCATTCTGCTCAAGGCCGAGGGCTTCCAGCTCAACCTGACCGGCTACGATCTGGAAATGGGCATCGTGACCACCATCGAAGCCAATGTAAAGGAAGCCGGCGAGGTGGTGCTGAATGCAAAGCTGCTCAGCAGCATGATCAGCCGGATGCCTGCCGGTCAGGTGGCCATCACCTCTGCCGAAAACGGCAAGACCACCATCCAGAGCGGCGTCGTCCAGTTTGAGATCCAGTCCATGCCGGCCAGCGATTTCCCCGAGCTGCCCAACACCGGAGCCGAAGAGACCCTGACCATCAAGACCGGCGTGCTGAAAGATATGATCGATCGTACGTTATATGCGGTCAGTCAGGACGAGAAAAAGCCCGCCCATACCGGTGAGCTGTTCGAGATCCTGCCCGACAAGCTGACCGTGGTGGCACTGGACGGCTACCGTCTGGCCATCGTGGAGCGCCCGGTCACGGCGGTGAAGGACATCCGCATCATCGTGCCCAGCAAGACCATGACCGAGGTCTCCCACCTGCTGCCCAACGATGACGAGGAGCTGGTGCACATCAGCGCCAACCGCCGCTATGTGGTCTTTATGGCGGGCGGCTACACCATCATGAGCCGCCTGATCGAGGGCGAGTTCCTCAACTACCGCAACGTGATCCCCGCCGACAGCCGCACCCGCGTGACCATCGACACCAAGGAGTTCATCGAGACCATCGAGCGTGCTTCGCTGATTATTACAGAGCGTTTAAAAAATCCCCTCCGCATCTCCTTTACAGAGGGTAAAGTCGTCGTCCGCTGCCAGACCAACCTTGGCCGCGTGGTGGATGAATTCAACGCTGACTGCGAGGGCGACGAGGTGGAGATCGGCTTCAACAACCGCTATCTGCTGGACGCGCTGCGCAACGCCCGCACCGACAAGGTCCGCATGGAGATCAGCGGCCCTCTGAGCCCGGTAAAGGTGCTGCCTGCCGAGGGCAGCGATTTCCTGTATCTGGTGCTGCCGGTGCGTTTCAAGAACGATTAA
- the remB gene encoding extracellular matrix regulator RemB, translating to MYIHLGRDYVLNDRDIIGIFNLETTTITPRGREFLNYAQKNGAVVSLSDELPQSYVLADGAVVDTVYLSELSPAAMRRRAEKMVE from the coding sequence ATGTATATTCATCTGGGGCGCGACTACGTACTGAATGACCGGGACATCATCGGCATCTTCAACTTGGAGACCACCACCATCACTCCCCGGGGCCGGGAGTTTCTGAACTATGCCCAGAAGAACGGCGCGGTGGTGAGCCTTTCGGACGAGCTGCCCCAGAGCTATGTGCTGGCGGACGGCGCGGTGGTGGATACGGTCTATCTTTCCGAGTTGTCCCCTGCCGCCATGCGCCGCAGAGCCGAAAAGATGGTGGAGTAA
- the dnaA gene encoding chromosomal replication initiator protein DnaA, with the protein MDSFKDVLEAAQAYCKTQMAEPTYNLYIDGLEPISFEDSSHITLSVRNDFICKIVTDRYLGLLKEAFKTVLGFDVDITLVVPSTPPHEVVLAQQYEANPASPQGNYEFTFENFIKGPSNQFAFAAAQAVAANPSGAYNPLFIYGGSGLGKTHLLTAIQTEIKRTHPDFVIMYVTCEQFTNELIAAIRAGSTEDFRMKYRVADLLLVDDIQFIAGKESTQEEFFHTFNSLHDAHKQIVIASDRPAKEIKSLEERLRTRFEWGLTADVQPPDFETRVAIVKRKAELLHLDLPEDVAEFIANHLKNNIRQLEGAVKKLNAYYMLEGIQPVISVAQNAIKDILNETQPVPVTIEKIIGEVSRTFNVSPADIRGTKRNANVASARRVAIYILREVTGMSMEEIGREFSGRDHSTIVYSLKTMERDMKNDQHLRETVSDIIKNVKA; encoded by the coding sequence ATGGATTCTTTCAAGGACGTTTTAGAGGCCGCGCAGGCGTACTGCAAAACGCAGATGGCCGAGCCGACCTATAATCTCTATATCGACGGGTTGGAGCCCATCAGCTTTGAGGACTCCAGCCACATCACCCTTTCGGTGCGCAACGACTTCATCTGCAAGATCGTGACGGACCGCTATCTTGGCCTGCTCAAGGAGGCCTTCAAGACCGTGCTGGGCTTTGACGTGGACATCACGCTGGTGGTGCCCAGCACCCCGCCCCACGAGGTGGTGCTGGCCCAGCAGTACGAGGCAAACCCCGCCTCCCCGCAGGGCAACTACGAGTTCACCTTCGAGAACTTCATCAAAGGCCCCTCCAACCAGTTTGCGTTTGCTGCTGCGCAGGCGGTGGCGGCCAATCCCTCCGGCGCCTACAACCCGCTGTTCATCTACGGCGGCTCCGGTCTGGGCAAGACCCATCTGCTCACCGCCATCCAGACCGAGATCAAGCGCACCCACCCCGACTTCGTCATCATGTATGTTACCTGCGAGCAGTTCACCAATGAGCTGATCGCCGCCATCCGCGCCGGCAGCACCGAGGACTTCCGCATGAAGTACCGCGTGGCAGACCTGCTGCTGGTGGACGATATCCAGTTCATCGCCGGCAAGGAGTCCACCCAGGAGGAATTTTTCCACACCTTCAACTCCCTGCACGACGCCCACAAGCAGATCGTCATTGCCTCCGACCGCCCGGCCAAGGAGATCAAAAGTCTGGAAGAGCGTCTGCGCACCCGCTTTGAGTGGGGCCTGACCGCCGATGTGCAGCCGCCGGATTTTGAGACCCGGGTGGCCATCGTCAAGCGCAAGGCAGAGCTTCTGCATCTGGACCTGCCCGAGGATGTGGCCGAGTTCATCGCCAACCACCTGAAGAACAACATCCGCCAGCTGGAAGGCGCCGTGAAAAAGCTGAACGCCTACTACATGCTGGAGGGCATCCAGCCGGTCATCAGCGTGGCCCAGAATGCCATCAAGGACATCCTCAACGAGACCCAGCCGGTGCCGGTCACCATCGAGAAGATCATCGGCGAGGTGTCCCGCACCTTCAACGTCTCCCCTGCCGACATCCGCGGCACCAAGCGCAACGCCAACGTTGCCTCTGCCCGCCGCGTGGCCATCTACATCCTGCGGGAGGTCACCGGCATGAGCATGGAGGAGATCGGCCGCGAGTTCTCTGGCCGCGATCATTCCACCATCGTCTACTCCCTCAAGACCATGGAGCGGGACATGAAGAACGACCAGCACCTGCGGGAGACCGTCAGCGACATCATCAAAAACGTGAAGGCCTGA
- a CDS encoding glycosyltransferase family 2 protein — MTEQKRPEISIIVPVYKAEKYLNECIDSILAQTFTDFELILVDDGSPDNCPALCDAAAAKDSRIRVIHKPNGGVSTARNAGLAAAQGNWIGFVDSDDVIDKTYYEKLYRAAKQSGAEIAASNILYANADGTPNNYKDLPLKNEVLTIDEAAHRIRMTPLVQAATRLHRRDVIEKIHFPDGKNYEDAFTTPTIFENSTAVACVEEMLYHYRLHPSSIMHEKVGLKNLDEIDANYGLLQCALRYGKKDTALLEYKIMKSYFKKIMKNLPLEDRNDPKVQQTIDLICKAETEVRQAGADTLRNKLEAAVWFWNKTVYYHLKGWA, encoded by the coding sequence ATGACAGAACAAAAGCGTCCGGAGATCAGCATCATCGTGCCGGTGTACAAGGCGGAAAAATATCTGAACGAGTGCATCGACTCCATCCTTGCCCAGACCTTCACGGACTTTGAGCTGATTTTGGTAGACGACGGCTCCCCGGATAACTGCCCTGCCCTGTGCGATGCGGCGGCAGCAAAGGACAGCCGCATCCGGGTCATCCACAAACCGAACGGCGGTGTAAGCACGGCCCGCAATGCGGGTTTGGCAGCTGCGCAGGGAAATTGGATCGGCTTTGTGGATTCGGATGATGTGATTGATAAGACTTACTATGAAAAGCTGTACCGTGCGGCAAAGCAGTCTGGTGCCGAAATTGCAGCCAGCAACATTCTGTACGCAAACGCGGATGGCACCCCGAACAACTACAAGGACCTGCCGCTCAAAAATGAGGTGCTGACCATTGACGAAGCAGCACATCGCATCCGTATGACACCGCTGGTTCAGGCTGCAACCAGATTGCATCGTCGGGACGTGATAGAGAAGATCCATTTTCCGGATGGCAAAAACTACGAAGATGCGTTCACGACGCCGACCATTTTTGAAAATTCTACAGCAGTTGCCTGTGTGGAGGAAATGCTTTACCATTACCGCCTTCATCCCAGCAGCATCATGCATGAAAAGGTCGGCCTGAAAAATCTGGATGAGATCGATGCCAACTATGGTTTACTCCAATGCGCGCTCCGGTACGGCAAAAAAGACACCGCCCTGCTGGAATATAAAATCATGAAAAGCTATTTCAAAAAAATCATGAAAAACCTTCCCCTGGAAGACCGGAATGACCCGAAGGTACAGCAGACCATCGATCTGATCTGCAAGGCAGAAACAGAGGTCAGGCAGGCCGGGGCAGATACCCTGCGCAATAAGCTGGAAGCGGCCGTGTGGTTCTGGAACAAAACCGTTTATTATCACCTGAAAGGCTGGGCCTGA